A segment of the Chloroflexota bacterium genome:
CGATCAAACTCGCGCGACTCTGCTGGAGCAACGCTTCCGCCGCCGAGTTGACCGCGGCGATGACCAAGTTGTGATCGCTGATGATCGCCGCCGCGCCCATGCTTTGAATCACCGCGGCATAACGATTGTGCTCTAACGTGGCAGTTTGCAACGCGTGGCGCAACTGGTCGCGCGTGCGATCTAATTCGCGCGCCAGGTCGCCCAGTTCATCGTTCCGCGCCAAACGGATGGGATTCGACAGATCGCCGTGCGCCATTGCGCGCGCCGCGCCGCTCAACTGGCGCAGCGGTCGGGTCAAGTGGCGACTGAATAGGTACGCGCCTACACCTAACCCAATCGCAATCACAATAATGCTAATGCCAAACGTTCTGAAGAGATTCGCGCGCAAAGTATCTATCGCGCTCGCTGAAACGCCGATCCCGTACATTCCCCCGTTCGTCGCCGCAAATTGCATCGGTTTGAACTTGAACAAATAATTGCCAATGTCCGTTTCCACGGTTACGAAACCGCTGGCGCGTCCCTCACGCTGCGCTTTGAGAATCGCCGCGGGCGCGGTCTTGCCGCCCCAGACAAGCCCCTGCACATCCGTCAGCGTGATAATGTACAAGTTGTCGTGGTAAACAATCGCGATTTCTTGATCCAGCTTGCGGAAGCGGTACTGGAGAAAACTACGGTCGAGGTAGAAACCCAAATACAGTGTACCACTGGGCAACGATTTTCCGTTCGCATAAATTGGCAGAATCACGCGTCCCTGCAAACGCCCGGCATTATCCTGCGCCAAACCCGCCACGCGTTTGCCCTCGCGCGCGTCCGCCATGCCCGGCAAATCAAGACCGGTGGTGTGCGTCAACGCCGCGTACTCGCCGAGACGCACCAAGGACCTGCTCTCGGTGTCACAAACCAAAAGGGAATCTACAATGTTCACTCCAGTCCACGGTTCGAGATATTTGGCGAGCGTCGCGCTATCGCGCGCGTGGACAAGCTCGTTGAACGTCTTTTGCTCCACGAGCCAATCACCGAGCGTCGTCAATTCGCGCGTCGCGCGCACCAGGTCGGTTTGAAAACCATCTAGCCCGTCTTCGATCTCGATCTCGGCTTGGGCGCGCGCTTGTTGCCCGGTTTCCAGCCACGCCGCGCTTTCGGCGATTAGCAACGCGAGCGCCAGCGCCAAGACACCCAGATAGATTTGCGCCGCAATCCCCACGCGTGGGAGACGGAATCGGTGGGGCGACGGGGATGAATCATCATTGCGATGTTCGACCATGGTTCCACTCACAGACGCACAGGTCTGATCGAAAAAAGTTGTCCCAGAACACGATTGCATTTTCGACGGGATTCGTCAAAATGTCAATGGGAGAAAACCCTCGACATTGGGCGTTCTCCCAAACGCGGCAGGTGATTTGATTGCGGCAAGATTTATTTGATGACGAACGGCAACGAGACGCTGAAGGGAGCCAATTTGATACCGCCACCGCCGCTGGGGGTCTTTATCGGCGTAGCAGTCGGTGTGCGCGTGTTCGTCGCGGTCGCGGTTGCGGTCGCGGTTGCAGTTGGCATCGCGGTTGGCGTGCGCGTGTTCGTCGCGGTTGCAGTTGGCATTGCGGTTGGCGTGCGTGTGTTCGTCGCGGTTGCAGTTGGCGTGCGCGTGCTCGTCGCCGTTGGCATCGCGGTCGGCGTGCGTGTG
Coding sequences within it:
- a CDS encoding HAMP domain-containing protein: MVEHRNDDSSPSPHRFRLPRVGIAAQIYLGVLALALALLIAESAAWLETGQQARAQAEIEIEDGLDGFQTDLVRATRELTTLGDWLVEQKTFNELVHARDSATLAKYLEPWTGVNIVDSLLVCDTESRSLVRLGEYAALTHTTGLDLPGMADAREGKRVAGLAQDNAGRLQGRVILPIYANGKSLPSGTLYLGFYLDRSFLQYRFRKLDQEIAIVYHDNLYIITLTDVQGLVWGGKTAPAAILKAQREGRASGFVTVETDIGNYLFKFKPMQFAATNGGMYGIGVSASAIDTLRANLFRTFGISIIVIAIGLGVGAYLFSRHLTRPLRQLSGAARAMAHGDLSNPIRLARNDELGDLARELDRTRDQLRHALQTATLEHNRYAAVIQSMGAAAIISDHNLVIAAVNSAAEALLQQSRASLIGQRWHHVFCADGQANGASATTWALGEVDMTNEHELVVRGRFPLCARPQLKLDVISTQVQLDGAAAGFVHILYDATTQEQLVRAKDEFIMNAAHEFRGPLASLRASIELLAEDYATMSKQDLGVMLRAMQRAVVKFQGLVENLIDVGNIQAGRFRVRTMPVRLSSLIEDALDQMTPLLQGRAQSAQVRLESLAGCIVLADRARITQVLINLLTNASKYGPEGEPITFTAENAESFVTLRVTDRGPGIQPEEQSRLFQRFYRGRRAEEEGIGIGLGLALAREIVQLHGGQIGVESRVGEGTTFWFSLPRVESPESKKA